The DNA segment GCAACTTTAATGGCGGTCTTGTTTTCAATTCCAACGCCGTAGGCAAGACCCATGTTGAATATCACGAAAGTCAGGTAAACGGGGGAGCTCAGAAAGTAAGCGTAGTAGAGGAGCAGAAAGCCGCTGAGAAATAGGAGAGAGGAAGCAACCCTAAGCCGTCTCATACCATCCCCAGGTAGCTTTCAAAGACCTCCACGTATTTAAACCCATCGTCCGGGAAGATTAGGACATAGGTGCCATCTCCAAACTCCTCAGAGACCTTCTCATAGGCCTTTACAACTGCCCCCGAGCTCAGACCTATGAGGAGGCCGTCGCCTCTGGCGACGCGGATAGCTCCTTCGATGGCCTCCTCCCTCGTTACCTCCACGACCCTGTCCACCTCAACTTGGAAGTACCACTTGGGCCTCGTCTCAAGGCGCTTGATCCCGGGAATCTTCTCGCCTTTCGCAGGGACGACGCCGACTACCTTGGTGTCGTAGCGCTCCTTGAAGTAGCTCGCTATGCCTGCTATGTGTCCCGAAGTTCCGATGCCGGCTATTATGACGTCGGGGGTTTTTCCTATGCCCTTCAGCTGCTCGTCTATCTCCCCGGCGGTGAAGCGGTAGTGGGCGTCGAAGTTGTCGTCGTTCTCGAACTGGTTCAGGTTCACGGCTCCTGCCTTTCTGGCCTCCTCCTGGACGTAGCGAACCATAGAGGGGTCTATTGTCTCAAACTCTGTCATGACGACTTCAGCACCGAGAACCTTCAGGAGAACCTGCGTCGCTTTGGGTGTTGGCTTCGGCAGGTATGCCCTGAACTCGATGCCAAAAACGTTGCTCAAAGCCGCCAGAGAAATCCCGACGTTGCCGGAGGTTGCCTCAAAAAGTCTTTTCGTGCCGTTGATGTCCCCGCGCTCAAGGGCCTTCATAAGCATGTTAAAAACAGCCCTGTCCTTTATGCTCCTGCTGAAGGGGTTAAAGAACTCCAGCTTGGCAAAATACATCCCCCCTCTCGGCTGAGAGCCTGACCAGGGGGGTCGGCTTGTACTTCTCGTAAAGCTCCAGCGTGCTGTTAAACACGTTCATTTGCAATCACCGGGTTGGGCTCGGTGGAAGACCTTAAAAGCTTTCCGTAAACGAACAGTTGTGGACAGGATTGGGTAATCAATCCCCATTTTAAATGCTTTGGACATAACTCCAACAGTTGTATATTATTCAACTCCAGTTTTTAATACTAGCATTTCGAGGACAAAAGTGTTATATACTACTTTTGATAATTGTTGTTGAGAACTTCTTTGGGGGGGGCGGATGCGAAAGTGGGTAACAATGCTCCTCCTTGGGCTTCTCCTCCTGAGCGGCTTTCAGACCGTCCAGGCGGAAGCAACACAAACCACCAACCGAGACCAGTCAACCTGTCAGGACTGCTCCTGCATCAACGTTAACGTCCTTCTAAATAATCTCACGGCAAACATCACAAACCTGACTCACACCGTTGGACAGAAGAAATTGGAACTCGAAACCCTCTATGAGGAATGGAGCGCCGCCAAAAACACAAGCGTTCTCTTTGAAATCGTGAAGCTAAAAGATGAGATCAGACTCCTCACCAACGAGCTGAAGTACCTCGAACGCCAAAAGCTCAGCCTCCAGCTAGTCCAGAACTACACCCTGCAAACACCTTATGGGAGAAAGGTTCTCTATTATAAACTGCCTTCCGAGGGTACCATCGTCCAAGAGCACATTAAAAAAGTTCACCCGGTGAGGACTGAGGTTGACTTGGAGTGGTTCATAGCCTACTACCGGCAGGCGGCAGAGCTGACGTTTACCGAGGTGGTTCAAACGGACATGCGGATGAGAGAACTGCTTAAGAAAGTCAAAGCCGGGAACTACACTGAAGAGACCCTTAGGGAGATCTTCACCCTGCTGGACAGGAGGGAAAAACTCTGGAGTGAGATATACATGTTTGCGGAAGAGAAAGAAAAACTGCAAACCCTGCAAGCACTCAAAGAAACCGGACGAAAGCAGACGCTGATAGCAAGTGCCACCGGGATAGAACCACTGGCAATAAACTTTGGCGGAATAAACACAGGAGTTCCTTGCTCATCATGCCCGAGTCCTTTACCACCATTACCAGGTGTTGGCGATCCGAAATACGCAAGTAATGCTCCTCTAGTCAGGTATACATATTTCTCCCCAGTAACTGTTTGGGTTGGTATTTACCTAAGCACAACCCCAGATGTAGACAATTTCTGGGGGCAATATTGTACATATGAATTCCCACAGACTTCTACTGACGTAAAGAAATATTGGGATAGAGCAGTAGAATTAACGGCACCCTATCTTGGGCAGTATTTCTATGAACGCGGGTCTATTCAGGTTAAGCTTTTTTATGAAGGGCAGGCATATAATTTAGTATCATACCAAGAAAGCAATTTAATTTGGCAATTTGATTGCAACAAAACTGGATGCTGGGTCATTAATTATAGACTAAAACTGTTGCATAATCCGAGTGCCTCTTATTTCAATAAGTACTACAAACTATATGTGAACACGGCATGGTTAGCATGTTGTAAGAATGGAGATGTTGGGAGTACTTGCAAATGGGCAAATAGACACTGTGGAGGATGCTTTGCACAAGATGCTGCAGCTACTCAGAATTTCGTCATATGTACAAAGGAGGAATATGGTGATCAGTGTGGGTGGGATTGGATAACAAAGTTCTCTTAAAGAGGTGAAAAAATGGCTTGGAAAAAATATCTAAGCTTTTTGTCCTTTTTAGTTATTACCACTCTGTTTATTTATTATTTAGGTAGCCGTATCCCCGTGGAGGAGAAAAGTGTTCCCGAACCAATAGTGATTCAGGAAAACAATAGTCCCAACATCAAGGAGACCCCTATGACGGATAATGGAAGCACCTCCACATTCCCTAGAGAAGAGAGCATCGAAAATCAGACGGACAAGTCACCAGAAGAAAGGATGAACATCACCCTTAAAGGGTGCCCAGTTGTGAAACGGGCAGGTTACGAGAATGGGTCGAACCTGTACGTCGGTTTCAAGATAGTCCACAACGGCACGGTACTGGCCACTTTCAACCTGCAGGGAGTCGAAGGAAGGTATCAGTGCTTCCATGAGGGAATACTCCTCTACGCATACTACCCCGGTGACCCCAATGGCCAGACCTCCATGATCTTCCTGGGCTACAACCTGAGCGAAAAATGGAGAAAAACTTTCGATGGATTGACGGTTCCCATTTATCTCAAAGATCTGGATCTCTTTCTCTTAAAACGCGGAAGCGACGGGTGGTGCGCCCAGGGATGCCTCTACGGCCTAGACATCGAGAGCGGGAACACCACATTCAAGTTCTGTCTTGACTGCACCGAGATTCTCGACGTTAAGATTCTGGAAGACAGGGTCTATCTGACGGCCTCCGATGGGTACCTGTACCTGCTGAAAGGAAACGAGACAAAGAGGGCATTCGTCAAGTATATCCGCGGAGACGTGCCTGGAAAGAGCATGAAGATCATCGTTAAAGAGGATCACGTTGCCGTTGCTTACTTCTTCTACGAGGCCTCAGGCAGTACGAAATACGGGATGTGCATCTTCACGCCCGAACTCGAAAAGATATCCTGCGATGGGTGACAGCTTCAGAACACACCCTCTTTCACGAGCCTTCCCTTTATCCTCTCGAACTCTCCGAGCGAACCCCTCACCACAGGACGCCTCAGCACAAAGGGGCACGGCTCCTCGGGCTCGATGCTTATTTCAAACGTCCCTATCTCCTTCGCTATACTAACTATCTCCTCCTTGTCCCTGCCTATGAGGGGCCTGAGGATTGGCAGATCGCTCGCGGTGCTTATGATGAGCAGGTTGTCGAGGGTTTGACTTGCCACCTGGCCGAGGCTGTCGCCGGTGATTATCGCCTTTGCTCCGATTTCATGCCCTATCTTACAGGCTTTCCTCACCATCGTCCACTTGCAGAAGAGGCACGTCCACTTGGCCTTTCCAATCTCGGCCAGCTTCGAGAAAACCGGCGCCTGCTCCTCGTAGGAATCAACTATAACCGGCTCGTTCAGCCTTCCGTACCTTCCAAGAACCTCCCAGAGCTCAAAAACCTTGGACTCCTTTTTGGGGCTCTGCCTGAAGTGAACCGGTGTTATTTCAAAGCCCCTTCTGAGCATAAGGTATATCGCCACCGGCGAGTCAATGCCAGAGCTGAGCAACGCAACTGCCTTCATGGTCGGAAGAAATGAAGAAGGATATATGAAGCTTTCCTCAACTCAGAGTTTGAAACCTCGGAGCTGGATCAGACCGGTGTAGACGAACCACGCCAGTATCGTGGCGGCTCCAACCAGCTCCGGAATCGCGAGCCCCTTGAAGACCCTCGCCTTAACAAGGTAGAGCATCAGGGCAAAGGTGATGACCGCCAGAACGCTCCAGGCATAGCCGGCAGATGTTCCAGAACGGCCGAGTTTTATTCCGACGATGGCTATGTCCGTCAGCGCGAGGACGTAGAAAAAGACAGCCGCCGGGGCGTGGGGCGCGTACTCCTCTGGGAAAACTCCCACGAGGAACAGGAAAACCATCGCGAGCGGCATCAGGTAGCTCAGGCCGTTTCTCAGGGCTCCGATGGCGGCTATGAAACCGAGAACCGCGAAGATCATCAGAAAGCCGTTGAAGTAGTAGTTCACTGGATTCCGTATCGAGCCCATGTCGCTCAGTGCGTTTCCAGTGAAAGAGAACCAGGGGTTCTGGCTGATGACGATGATCAGACCTACGATGAAGATGGCCGGAAGTGAGAGGCTGATATATGCGGACAGTTTCGTGAACTCCATAAGACCACCTCAGCACTGCCTTTTCCGGGGTTCCTCCCCAAAGACCTCCCTGTAAATCTTCCTGAACTCCTCCCAGGAGCCCCTTATTACCGGATGCTTTGGGATGAAGGGTATCTCGTCCTCCGGCAGGGTTGATAGCTCGAAGGTTCCGATTTTCTTGGCCATGCTCACGATTTCTTCCTTGTCAAGCCCAACGAGCGGACGGTAAATCGGTAAATCGGTCGCCTGGCTGACTATGTACATGTTCTCAAGGGTCTGGCTGGCGACTTGGCCGAGAGAGTCTCCCATGACTATTCCCTTTGCCCCAAACTCCCTCGCAATCCTGTCAGCGTTCCTCACCATCATGTACTTGCAGAAGACGCAGGTGTACTTCTCCTTCTTCATCTCGCGCAGCTTCTCGATGATTCTCTCGCGCTCCTTGGGCTTGACCACTATCAGCTCGCCCTTTCCGCCGTAGCCGTACTTCTTCAGCTGGGCCCAGATCTTCCTGACCTTTTCGAGGGTCTTCTCGCCCATGTAGATGTGGACGGGAATAACCTCAACGCCGCGCTTCATCATGAGGAAGGCGGCAACCGGCGAGTCTATGCCGCCGCTTAGCAAAGCCACCACCTTTCCCTGCGTCCCTATCGGCAGACCTCCCCAGGCGCGGATTTTATCAACGAAGACGTAAGCTTTGCCCTCCATCAGCTCAACGCCGATCTCGATGTCGTACTCGTGCAGGTCAACTTCACTCTCCTCGTTCTCAAGGATGTATTCCCCGACCTTCGCCTGAACCTCGGGGCTCTTAAGGGGGAACTCCTTGGTGATTCTCCTCGCGGTGACCCTGAAGCGCGGCCTCTCAAGGCCCAGCTTACGCTTCTTCCTCCTGAAGAGCTTGAGGGCGGTTTTGTTTATTTTCTCCATTTCGGCATCGACTTCCATTGCTGGCGAGAGGGAGACTATCCCGAAGACCCTCGTGAGGACTTCAACGGCTTCATTTGCCTTGTTAGTCCTGACGATGATCCTTCCATGCTTCGCCTCGACCTTCTTGAACCCGATCCCCTCGCTAACCAGAGCCTCACGGATGTTGTTCATGAGGATGTTCTCGAACCATCTGCGAGTTTGCCTCGACTTCGTCCCTATCTCGCCGTATCTGACTATCACGACGTTCATGCTCTCACCCCAGCGCATGCGGGAACTTGATGACTATCTCCACGTACTTCTGTATGACAACGTAGAGAACCACGGATATCAGGTAGGACGAGAGAAGTATGAGCTCGTTCATCTCGAATATGTGGGCCGCTATGGCCTTGGCCCTCGGCGTGGCGTCCACTATGGCGCGCATATACTTTCTCTTGAGCCAGTGGTTTGTCTGAATAGCCGCGACCAGAAGGAGAACCCCGACCAGGCCCCACATCTTGCCCAAAGCGAGCATCAGGAACAGCGTTGAGGCAACTATTATCCAGCCACCGATGACGCCCAGCAGTATCACGAACTCTATCATCCTCCCACCGGTTGAAGTTGAGGGGGAGGGAATAAAAACGTTTAGATGAACTTGCTGACCTCTTCGAAGGCCTTTTTCCTCTTCCTGGGTTTGGGCTCCCCACGCGGATAGCCTACGGGGATAACCCCAACTAAGTAGTAGTTCCCATCGAGTCCAGCCAGCTCTCTGACTTCCTCCTCTATCCCCGGGAAATTAGTAACGCCTATGTAAACCGTCCCGAGGCCGAGCTCAACGGCCTTGAGCATAAGGTTCTGGATGGCCATCGCAGCGCTCTCGACGCTCCATATGAACTCCAGCTCGTCGAACTCCTTCCCCTGGAGGAACCTAACGCGCCGGTCAATGAAGACGGCTATGTATACAGGGGCCCTGAACATTCCCTCCCTGTATATTCTCTCCCTGAGCTTCTCTATCTTCTCTTCGGGCAGATTCACGGCGCGGTAGTAGGCCTCCATGCCCTTTGCTATAAGGGTGTAAATCCTTTCTCTGGCTTCTTCGCTCTTAAAAACGACAAAGAGCCAGTTCTCCAGTCCGCTCGCAGTCGGGGCCCTCACCGCCGCCTCGATAAGTGCCCTGACCTGCTCCTCCGGAACCTCCCTCTCCGAAAAGTATCTGACCGAGGTTCTCCCGAATATCGCATCCCCGAGCTCCACGTTATCACCCCTGAATCTTTCTCCCAGCCATTAATCAGCCTTTCCGAAACCAAAGGTTTAAGAGAATTCGGGAGTAAACCCAAGAGGTGAAAGCATGTACGGATGGAGAGGCAGACTTGGACTTATAGTTCCCTCATCCAATACCACGATGGAAATAGAGCTTCATTTGGCCCTTCCGGAGGGAGTCTCGCTCCACACCGCGAGGGTTCCGCTTAGGAACGTCACCGAGGAGGAGCTCGTAAAGATGAACACCCTCTCCGTCGAGGCGGCCAGACTTCTGCGCGATGCTGGCGTTGAGATGATACTCTACGGCTGCACCAGCGGGTCGTTCATCGGGGGGAAGGATTACGAGAAGGAACTCGAATCCCGGATAGAGGAAGAGGTAAACGTCCCAGTCGTCAGCACCAGCACAGCTGTGGTAGAGGCCCTCAAGATGCTCGACGCCAGGGATATACTGGTTATAACCCCCTACACCGACGAGATAAATGAACGTGAAAAGGAGTTCCTGGAGGCGAACGAGTTCAACGTCCTCGACATAAGGGGGCTGGGAATAGAGGACAACACCCAGATTGGAAAACTCGAACCCTACGAGGCATATCGCCTCGCCAAGGCGAGCTTCATGGACGAGGCCGACGCTGTGTTCATCAGCTGTACCAACCTGAGGACATTCGAGATAATCGAGCCACTCGAAGAAGACCTCGGCATCCCCGTTGTTACAAGCAATCAAGCATCACTGTGGTTGGCCCTGCGCGAGATGGACATTATGGAACGAATCCCTTGGCTTGGGAGACTTTTCGCTGAGTTCTGAGCCTTTAACATTTTCTTGCCAACCTTTCCGAAATCCTTTTAAGAATTCACCCGCATTTTCTACAAGTTAGTCACTGAGGGTGATACAAATGGGGCTCCTCGATGAGGCTAGGGGGATTTCAGTATACACCGCCTACAACACGAACGTAGACGCGATAACCTTTCTGAACGGGGAGATAGTGCAGAGACTCATAAAGGAGTTCGGGGCCGGAGCTGTCAGAAAACGGATGGACGACTACCCGAGGGAGATAAACGAGCCCCTGGACTTTGTCGCGAGGCTGGTTCATGCCCTCAAGACTGGCAAGCCCATGGCGGTGCCCCTCGTCAACGAGGAGCTCCACACATGGTTCGATTCCCACTTCAAATACGACGTTGAGAGAATGGGCGGCCAGGCAGGAATCATAGCCAACTTACTCGCGAACCTTGATTTCAGGCGGGTGATAGTCTACACCCCCCACCTTGCCAAAAAGCAGGCCGAGATGTTCGTGGAGGGGCCCAACCTCTTCTACCCCCTCATCGAGGACGGCAGGTTAACCTTCAAACATCCCCGCGAGGCTTACCGTGAGAACGACCCGATAAAGGTGAACCGCATCTTTGAGTTCCGCGCTGGAACGACGTTCAAGCTCGGGGACGAGACGATAAGGGTTCCCTTCTCGGGCAGGTTCATCGTCTCAGCGAGGTTTGAGAGCATAAGGATTTACACCGAACCCGAGCTGAAGCGGTTCTTACCCGAGATCGGCCTCCAGGTTGATGGGGCCATTCTCTCAGGCTACCAGGGGATAAAGCTCCGCTATTCTGACGGAAAAGACGCCAATCACTACTTGCGGGAGGCCAAAAAGGACATACTCCTGCTCAAGCGCGAGAAGGACGTCAGGGTTCACCTGGAGTTCGCTTCAATACAGAACCGCGAGCTCAGGAAGAAGGTCATCTACAACCTCTTCCCGCTCGTTGACAGCGTGGGAATGGACGAGGCGGAGATAGCCCACGTCCTCAACGCCCTCGGCTACTCCAAGCTCGCGGAGAGGATATTCACCTACAACCGCATA comes from the Thermococcus thioreducens genome and includes:
- the thiI gene encoding tRNA uracil 4-sulfurtransferase ThiI — encoded protein: MNVVIVRYGEIGTKSRQTRRWFENILMNNIREALVSEGIGFKKVEAKHGRIIVRTNKANEAVEVLTRVFGIVSLSPAMEVDAEMEKINKTALKLFRRKKRKLGLERPRFRVTARRITKEFPLKSPEVQAKVGEYILENEESEVDLHEYDIEIGVELMEGKAYVFVDKIRAWGGLPIGTQGKVVALLSGGIDSPVAAFLMMKRGVEVIPVHIYMGEKTLEKVRKIWAQLKKYGYGGKGELIVVKPKERERIIEKLREMKKEKYTCVFCKYMMVRNADRIAREFGAKGIVMGDSLGQVASQTLENMYIVSQATDLPIYRPLVGLDKEEIVSMAKKIGTFELSTLPEDEIPFIPKHPVIRGSWEEFRKIYREVFGEEPRKRQC
- a CDS encoding maleate cis-trans isomerase family protein, whose translation is MYGWRGRLGLIVPSSNTTMEIELHLALPEGVSLHTARVPLRNVTEEELVKMNTLSVEAARLLRDAGVEMILYGCTSGSFIGGKDYEKELESRIEEEVNVPVVSTSTAVVEALKMLDARDILVITPYTDEINEREKEFLEANEFNVLDIRGLGIEDNTQIGKLEPYEAYRLAKASFMDEADAVFISCTNLRTFEIIEPLEEDLGIPVVTSNQASLWLALREMDIMERIPWLGRLFAEF
- a CDS encoding cysteine synthase family protein — protein: MYFAKLEFFNPFSRSIKDRAVFNMLMKALERGDINGTKRLFEATSGNVGISLAALSNVFGIEFRAYLPKPTPKATQVLLKVLGAEVVMTEFETIDPSMVRYVQEEARKAGAVNLNQFENDDNFDAHYRFTAGEIDEQLKGIGKTPDVIIAGIGTSGHIAGIASYFKERYDTKVVGVVPAKGEKIPGIKRLETRPKWYFQVEVDRVVEVTREEAIEGAIRVARGDGLLIGLSSGAVVKAYEKVSEEFGDGTYVLIFPDDGFKYVEVFESYLGMV
- the pfkC gene encoding ADP-specific phosphofructokinase, with the translated sequence MGLLDEARGISVYTAYNTNVDAITFLNGEIVQRLIKEFGAGAVRKRMDDYPREINEPLDFVARLVHALKTGKPMAVPLVNEELHTWFDSHFKYDVERMGGQAGIIANLLANLDFRRVIVYTPHLAKKQAEMFVEGPNLFYPLIEDGRLTFKHPREAYRENDPIKVNRIFEFRAGTTFKLGDETIRVPFSGRFIVSARFESIRIYTEPELKRFLPEIGLQVDGAILSGYQGIKLRYSDGKDANHYLREAKKDILLLKREKDVRVHLEFASIQNRELRKKVIYNLFPLVDSVGMDEAEIAHVLNALGYSKLAERIFTYNRIEDTVLGGKILVDEMNLEVLQIHTIYYIMYITHSDNPLSEDELRSSLELATTLAAARASLGDIKSPEDVKVGMKVPYNEYGEFVKLRFEEAKRRLRTREYKIVIIPTRLVKNPVSTVGLGDTISAGAFTSYLAMLRKKGAL
- a CDS encoding adenine nucleotide alpha hydrolase family protein, which codes for MKAVALLSSGIDSPVAIYLMLRRGFEITPVHFRQSPKKESKVFELWEVLGRYGRLNEPVIVDSYEEQAPVFSKLAEIGKAKWTCLFCKWTMVRKACKIGHEIGAKAIITGDSLGQVASQTLDNLLIISTASDLPILRPLIGRDKEEIVSIAKEIGTFEISIEPEEPCPFVLRRPVVRGSLGEFERIKGRLVKEGVF
- a CDS encoding DUF998 domain-containing protein translates to MEFTKLSAYISLSLPAIFIVGLIIVISQNPWFSFTGNALSDMGSIRNPVNYYFNGFLMIFAVLGFIAAIGALRNGLSYLMPLAMVFLFLVGVFPEEYAPHAPAAVFFYVLALTDIAIVGIKLGRSGTSAGYAWSVLAVITFALMLYLVKARVFKGLAIPELVGAATILAWFVYTGLIQLRGFKL
- a CDS encoding nitroreductase family protein, translated to MELGDAIFGRTSVRYFSEREVPEEQVRALIEAAVRAPTASGLENWLFVVFKSEEARERIYTLIAKGMEAYYRAVNLPEEKIEKLRERIYREGMFRAPVYIAVFIDRRVRFLQGKEFDELEFIWSVESAAMAIQNLMLKAVELGLGTVYIGVTNFPGIEEEVRELAGLDGNYYLVGVIPVGYPRGEPKPRKRKKAFEEVSKFI